The Musa acuminata AAA Group cultivar baxijiao chromosome BXJ2-2, Cavendish_Baxijiao_AAA, whole genome shotgun sequence genome contains the following window.
aAACTAAATGCTTCATTCTCTTCATATCTTTTCATGTAGTTTCAGAATCTTACACTTCAATCCTTGGCAGCTTTGTGCCAAACTCTTTTATCCCCCTTTTGCTATTTAATGTTGATTGTTCTGAGTTGCTGGTATGTTCAAAAAGTATGGTCTCCATTttgcttctctctctccctctttagATGGCATTTCTCCTTCTTAGATCTCAAGAACCCATTCATCAGATTACCTTGAATCAAATGTATAGTTCAACATTATCCAAGGGCACCTGTGGTAAAAGCAACACATCAACTTGTTGAATCATTTTTCTCTGAAATGTCTGCTGAAATCTGATACAAGTCCCATTTCTTAAGATTGAATGGGTCAATGGTCAAAGATGCATGATATATTGGAAGGAGGGAGAGATAAATTAATCATGCAAAACAAAACAAAGGTAAAACCTTGTGAAGTGTGAGTAAGTTTCTTTAGCTGGACTGCAGCATGGATCTCTGAACCCAAAAGAATGAGATAAAAGCCTAGTTTAGATCCACTGGGACTTTGATGTCTTGGATGGCAGATCATGTCTCTCCTTTGTGTAATCTAATTCTTATCTGACACAAATTGCACATTTCTTGTTAATGATGACATTATGGctcttatgatatatatatatatatatatatatatatatatatatatatatatatatatatatatatatatatatatatatatatatatatatatatatatatatatatatatatatgttgtttcttaggAAAAATTTACTGATTTAGTTACACTTATATATGGTGATTGGTTGAATGCTCAAGTTTTAGTTGTTTTTTATGATTGAGAATTAAGATTCTCTTGGTACATTTATTTGTACCACAGAAGGCATCCTTGTTGGGGTACATCAGTTGGCACCCACCCATTCATGGCAAGTGCCTCGCAACTTGATGGGTGCTTCATTGTCCACCCATGGCAGTGGTCTCACCTGTGGTCACCACATCtacaattaattatttatttatgctttttaagaatttagattaaaatttattttattttttcaaatggTGAATGGTGGAGGTAAAAATTAATAActtgataaattatttattaagtAAACTAGCTGGTATGATAATTTTAGCTTTCAACTTAACATtgttaaatgataaaaagaataaaaatatattaccaTTTCTTAGTACCATTAAGCCTTGATGAAGTTATTGTCACCGCAAGGGACAAGATATCATTCATTACTCGAGTACTGCGTTACCCGATCATCTGGCTAGAAACGGGTAAGCACACCGAGTGATTTCGAAGCTGTGGTTCTGCTAACTGCAGGTGAGAATAAGACATCTAAACGAAGCGGTAGGTTCACTGACGGGTCTGCGCCGCTCACTGCGGTGAGAATAAGAAATAGAACATTTAATGATTTGAAgcccaaaaattattttttggaccacTTTTCATCTTACTTGCAACCGGTAAGCACACCGGGGGTATTCGTCCCATATTCTTTGGGATCATAATGGCATTTAACTGGCAAGCGGTATGTTCACCCACGGTTTCACATACCATCAGAGTCTTTTATAAcaagttaattttttattattatttttatttagatgatgttcctaaattattataaatacctaTTTAAATCATAGATATATCAAATGAGTCTTAGCATATTTTgattctatttgactcatttatagtgttttaaCACTCTGCCAAAAATACTATAACAGATCAAAATAGGTgaaaaagttttaaaaaataatttggatATTTTTCGAATTATGAGCactgtttaaaaaaataaaaaaaaatataatcattatttgagaaagaaacaaaaaaaatgaggGTCCTTCTTCTAGAAAATCACCCTTATACTATACATCATGTCAATGATATGACATATTTTGCATTCAAAATACTTAAGACAGAACATAAATGGAATGCCAAGGTGTTTGTATTCTGCAAAGAAAAGCTGATGTGAGTGAAGATAAAAAGAAGCATAAATAAAGTTCCCAAATAAGAACAAATTATAGTTGCAATGACATCAACATAGAAACATTATTCTAAAATGCTTGATTCACATGGTAAACACTTGACATTCTCCTCATATGATTGTTCTCTTCTCAAAACGCTGACATCACTCCATGAAAAAGACAGAAAGAAATCTTACATTACCACCAGCTACTTATTTGTGTGAGCTGTTTCCTTCCTCATCACCTCTCAGATACATCTTCCAATTGCCAATTTGTCAAGAGAATGATAACCAAAAATGGTAATCGAGATGCCAAAATTTCCAGCCTAGAGCCATGCCAAAAACGGATGTGAAGCTGCCTCTAATCCGACTGATTTATGGATGACTCTGAATGAGGTGTGGTATGCGTTGGAGATGTTTGTGTACAAGGACTTCCATGCTCATTGTTATCCACACCCTGCATCTCACCAATTCTCACAGATTTGAACTCATCGGGTGCTATTGGGAAACTGCAGGATGAACTATCTGCTGCCATCCATGTAGATTTCGAAACCCTTTGGTGGGGAGGCATCACTGACGAGTCTGGAAGAGGGAATACAACCACATATGGGTGATCGAATTTACAAGATGCACCATATTTGCAGCTTCCGTATGCAGCATAGAATGTGCATGCAGGCTCACCCTTCGTGATCGTCAGATGTACATGCACATAAACATGGAAAACCATCAGATACTTAACGGTAAATAAAAGCATAAACACCAAGATTTTAAAGAGAAAAATGTTGATTACTGGTCTGAGAGGAAGTCCAAACGGTCCAATAGTGCATGCAGCTACTTGGATCCTCTCTTTAGGGTGATGGTACTTGCAAGAACTACCGTATTTGCAGCCCCCTGTTTTCATGTAATATTGGCATTCTGGTTGATCAGGTCTCTCTGGAAAAATGACTGCCATACTTGAACCTGGATCCGCATGATGCTTTGAGTTGGGTATGTGATCAGAACCAAGAGACTTGTGGGAGGGAATGCTCGCACTGCCCTGTTTGAAGAATTATATAGAAAATCTCATGTAACTTTCTTGATTAATCACAAATGACAGAGTCCTAGCAGTTTGGTGTGTTTGTGTGTTTAAATTGCCGCAATCCACCCAAAGTTACATTTTTAATTAGAGATGGACTAGGCAAATCTATATAAGCATTGTTATCTGCTATTTCACAAACTGATCAATCAAGCggtctttatatatatatctaatagtTGGGTGTGTTTTTTCAACATGATACTAGGAAGAGGACAGGCAGTTGAACTTAGTTCAGATGTCGGTCAGGAGCTAATACCACAAAGTTTGAGCACATTTAAAGTTTCCAGACAAATGTAACTCGTATTAACGACAGCACATTACAAAAACCATGTAATCATAATCTGATCTTAAAAATGAATATGTTGATACCATATAAAGAGttcaattttaaaataaagtgttCCATATAACAACAAAAAGATGCACATGGAGTTAAAAAGTGTGTCATATTAAAAGCATTAGTTAAATTTAAAGAGAATCACTTAGCATCAATGTAGAATTTATCCGAAGCCTCGGTCCTGAGCTAATAAGAAATAACACCTCAATGTATCAACATTAAAATAAACAATGCAGGCAATCTAGTGGATTTCAATTCCTAATTCTAACTAATAGCTGCTTACCGTGTATTTGGTCCAACCCTGCTGGACGGGTGCGGTGGCTTGGGTGGATGGAAATACAAGGGGCATGCAAGATGGGAACCCTTGCATACTAGGATTGGTCATGTAAGGGGTCTTCAAGGTAGGCCATAGTGGAAGTCCAATCAAAGATGGTCCTCTTATTGGTGCAGAAGATCCTGTATATCCATACACCAAGGAGCCTGATATAGGAAACATGGTTCCGATACTCACAGGCTGAGGATGATTGAACTTGCAGGCAACTCCAAATTTACAATAGCCAGTTTTCATGTAGTATGGACAAGATTTTTCACCCTGTGAAACCACATCAAATAAACACGTGACAGAAGTCTCATCAatacattattcaaaattaaGGAATTTGATAACCACAAGATAAAAAAATTTGTCGAACCTTGCGAATTGGTAAACCCAAATCATTCAATTGAAATAATTGAGCATCATGCTTGTCTTGTGGATGATAATATTTACAGGTTGCTCCAAATTTACAAGTTCCTGTTTTGAGGAAAAACTACAACAGCAAATCCAAATAAACCAAATGTCACCACAAAATATAGATCATTAAATCATATGCTATATAATAGATTAGTGATAGAATCATGAGAAATAAATGCAACTGATTAGGAAGGTCTACATCTGATTTGCACTACACATGCTATTGGTTAAAAGACATTAGCACAGCTATAGGTATGAGTTCCAGTAGAATTGAATTTTGCTCATGTGGTAATCTTTATATATTATGATCTCCAAACAAATAGGTACGCCCATTTTAGAAAGACTTGTGCTGTACCTTACAGAGTTAAAATTCAGAATGAGTTGAATTATATAATTACCTAAGGCTGATTCAAGCACCCATTATGCACAAATTCATTGTAAAGGCATTCGTGAAAGAAATATACACAAGATCACTATCATTTTGCCAGGTCTCATTAATCCTTAGCTATTTGcatcttggcaagaatgagaagtTGCAATATGATGCTATAGCCAACTGATGAGAAATCCAACATTTAGATAAAAAAATCAGACATAGGCCTGTTTTTTATGTCAAAAGCATGATAGACTAAAACATCCTCTTGTACCATACTGTGTATATATATGGtagttttgagtcttttgacacAACAGAAACTATTGGTTTAGCAAACTAGATATGTTCCACTGGAAGCCCCAAGCATATTTATTTTGTAAGATATTCCATAActgattttttatattaattttcttaGAAGTATTGGTAACTTGAAGTTGTAGCTAAAACATTGTATAATGTACGGCTTCAAAGTAGTTTTAATTATTTCTGCTAGTACACATGGAAAAAGAAGCTCCTAACACAAAATCATTGAAACATTTTAGAGAGAATGAAATATTAGGAGGAATATTTTGCTTTAGAAAAGCAAACATGGTTTAATAGAAATATACTTTTCGATAATGAGAATAGTTTAGACATATCCAGTAACTTGAATAATTGAAAGTTTAATATAATAACTAGTATCCAATAAAGACTATGAACTGTGTAGGAAAATGACTTCCCTCATTTCTTACCCAAGCTATCATAGTCTAAGCAGTGGCAAAACAACCAAAGACAAATTACACCATTTTTTGGCAGTCTTACTGCCACATCTTAATAGCATAAAGCCAGCAGACTATGGTCATCATTTTAGTGTTGAATTCTATGGCCATGGTGCCAAAACAGGAATACTGAACTTAACAGATAAAACAGATGTCTCAGCACTACAGTGGTTCTCAAAATGAGGGATGAAACTATGGTATTTTTTTGGGCAAAGATAAATGTACCTGGCAGTCAGGTTGACCATCTCTTGGGGGAAGTTCATCTCTACACCGAGTTTCCTGGAGCAGAAGAATGAGTTAGAACAAAAACCAAATAATCCATCTCTAGAATCACTATTGATGGTAAGAAGCTTGAGCTGGAGGAACAAAACACTATCAACAGGAGTCCAATTGCTCTCACCTTAGCAGTGATGTTAGGATGGTTGTACTTGCACTTGCTTCCATAACTGCATAAGCCGGTCCTCAAATAGAAACTGCAGTTAGGTTCTCCAGGCCGGTCAGGATATGGATTCGGCTGCCCATCCGCACCCTCCCGACCATCCTCATCCTCAATATTTAAACGACTCATGGTTTCTGCCATCAAGAACCATCAAAACCCATCAAGTTTCCCTTTTTATCACACTCTGCTTCGTTGATCGATTCTTTGCATGTCTCATGAATAAAAAGGAGTCTATTTTAATCCGAAAAAGCAATCAACAACAGATTGATCAAAAGCAACACcacagcagaaaaaaaaaaaaaaaaaaacaccagaGGGGATTGAACCGGGACAGAACCGACCTTCAAGTTTGCCCGGCGACgcattggaagaggaatcggagagaGCATTGTGCCTAGCGCCGGGCATCGGAGTGGTGATCGAGCGAAACCCAAGATGAACCGATCGAAGCCAACAAAGATAAATCAACTCCTTCCCCCCCTTCAAACTCCTCAACTCGATCCCCGTCCGCCCTAATTCCAATCAACGATTCCACTCCCAAAGCGTGAAATTGGACGCAGAAGGAATTCCCACGAGCAGCTTTCCGACAAAATTTAGATCTCTGGATGATGCATCGAATCAAATCGTCGGTTCTATTTGttactctctgtctctctctctctctctctctctctcttggctgCTTTCGTTTTAATTTACCAAATCGATACGCTGAAGGAATCGGAGGAAAAGAGAAATTTAATGGGGAAATGTGTTTATTATTATGTAGTGTATTTTGTTCATTAATTAGTGGATCCTAGAAATTAATTTTTAAGACGGGAAAGGCCTTAATTCTATTAATAGTTATTGAGGGATGAGGGAAGAGCGCGTATTAGTTGATGCTTTACTTATTTAATGATAATTAACACTATCTTATCGGATGAGATTAATAGAAGCAAGAACTGTCGTAATCACGTGACTGAGGCAACCGGAAGTGCTATTCATTCAGGAAACAGGATTCTTCACCTTGACGGAAGTTTCCGTCTCGGGCCCACTTGCTTACTTGAGCCCAGGGATTCTGAGAGGCCATGTTCTCTGTCTCCTGTATTGATCAGGACAGGGTATCCGTGCCAGTGCTACCGAGCTTACGGCATCTGGACACCTTGGTTTTGATCAGCTGTTTTTTTACACGTGGACAGTAATGGTTCGTCGTCTTCCAAGTTTGAGGCTCTGACGTGACGACAACGTTGCTGTTTGGTGTTCGACGGATCTACAAGGCGGTCACCGGTCCTCGCCGGGATCTGCTCCTCGAAAAGAACTCAGAAACCCCAGCACGCTTCTGGGGCCCAGAAACAGTAACCAGGCGGGTGCGTCAGGCTACGGCACCACGGTCACCGTTGGATCTACGGGACACCGTAATCCGACGGTTCAAGATCTCCGAGAGGGATTACCTGAACTTGGGTCAATGTTTTCAGTCTATTGGGTCAAAATACGTCAGGATTTTGACGACGTTTAAGTTGACCAATGGCATTTCCCTTGAAACAGCAACGCAGATGTCACGTAGCGTTTCTTTCTTTAACATATCTCAGGAAATCTTTGCAGGGATGCTGAGGATCCATATTTAAGATACGCTGAATAGGGCCACTTTGTGCAATGTGGGAGAGATTCTCCGCAGAGGATTGGGTGGTCCAACAAGATAAGTATGGATTTATCCATCCACGAATATACCGCAACATGGATGTGCAGTCAGAGATTTGTGGCCGGCAGTCATCGATTCTTGTTCTGGATGTTCCAGTGCATCCTCGTTTCTCTGCAAGGAAGACGTAAATGCTTGATTTCCTTCTCGTCCATCCCTGCTGGTGATGTCCACTGACGAGCGAAGCATATGAGATCATGGGATCCTGATCTCGAATCCATGCTCACATCTTAAGCTAGCTTGTTCCAGGATGGGATCAGGCTCAAGGAAGAAGAGGGTGGAATCTACCAAGATGATGACTGCAGCTTCTTGTTCATGGATCTTTTGCATTAATTTGTACTGGAAACAAGTTTGCATTTGAATCAGAATAATGAGACTGGACACACTCTTCCAGTTCTTGGACAACATCAATGAAGTGGACTGACATTTACACCTTCCTTCAAGGCAAAGTAAGAGCTGACAATGAAGCTTGATACTCCAGGGCAGTAGACTGTCTGTCCGATACTTGTAGTAGGAAGACAAAGATTTGTATCGCAACACATTGTCATCCAttcagtaaaaagaatcctttaacTTGAAAATGAGGCCTGAGAAAGTTTGAAGCTTGTGATATCGAATTGCTCCATAAACATTTGATCGGAAACTCTTGCTTTTGCAGCGGCAAAGCATCGGTACTCGTCGAATATTGAAGCAAGGCACCACCGCTGCAGTTTTCTTAGACATCCAACGACACAACCAGTTCGATGCTGAAAGCAGACAGACTGAAGATTATGATACTTCATGACTATGTTTGCAAGTGTACTGAGAATGATCTGAGAGAGTATGATGAGTTTTACCTTTCCTCGGTTGCAATGGATAAGGAGTGGGTGGTTTCTGATATCTACAATTCAAAGTTACAGTTCATGAAACGATTAAGCAGATGAAGTCCAAATGATGTTTGACAGATCTAAGAAAAGCAGTTTATGAACATTTTATACCAAGAACTACTTTGAGTGCTTCACGAATTGTATCTTCTGGAATGTTGGCAAAAGGTTCCTGCAGAGGAAGTGGCTCTTAATAGTATTCACAGAGTAGCTTAAACAGACAGTTTTAGCCAAGATGACTGGTGATGCTCCTATCATTATTCTCAGAGTTCAAGGATGACAGAAAATTAAATACTGTTAAATTACTCTGAACATTGTCATAGTTGCATGCCAAGTTCATGGTTTTAATATACCACTGAGTGCAAGATAGATCTAATTGAGAAGGCTGAACTAAAATTGTAAATTTTACATATTATTATGAAAACAAATGTACTTGTCTAAGAAGTTATCTTCAAGGTTGTAGAGATACACCTTCAATGCATTTACTTCCTACTGCTGCTAATCATAGTTCCATCTTAGATTATTGATATGTATCCTAACACATTAAATCCATTAAGCTAGAATTTAGTCAGCCAGTATGATTCATAACCTAGTCATGAGTATTGATCTATACCCTCCTTTTGTCCGACTACCCTCAATTGCCTTAAGCAACCAGTATCAACTATGAGTTATATGGTTGCTGGTTACAATGCCTGGTGATGGGTTTGAGAAGCCCTCTTGATCGGAGTTGCAGCACTACAACCACCATTTTCATGAACTAAACACTCCAATTACTAGAACATTTTCTAGATTTGCAGCAGCACTTTATTGCTGAAAACTCAAGCCTCACCTTTGGATCAATCTAGCTGCCAGAAGTGAATCACAGCAAAAGCTACTCAGTGGTTTAATAGTCTAGTTGATGCTGAGCAATTAGACTTCATGATCATTACTGCCTCATCAAGCGTCACGAATCATATAGGTTTGTACCTTTTTTTAGTGATGTTAAAACTCAGGGGTAACTTCTTTCATCAGAGTGGAGATGAACTTTTTTCTTAGAATCAAAGTTCTGTTCAAGTGTTTGCTTGTC
Protein-coding sequences here:
- the LOC135605435 gene encoding zinc finger CCCH domain-containing protein 33-like encodes the protein MPGARHNALSDSSSNASPGKLEETMSRLNIEDEDGREGADGQPNPYPDRPGEPNCSFYLRTGLCSYGSKCKYNHPNITAKETRCRDELPPRDGQPDCQFFLKTGTCKFGATCKYYHPQDKHDAQLFQLNDLGLPIRKGEKSCPYYMKTGYCKFGVACKFNHPQPVSIGTMFPISGSLVYGYTGSSAPIRGPSLIGLPLWPTLKTPYMTNPSMQGFPSCMPLVFPSTQATAPVQQGWTKYTGSASIPSHKSLGSDHIPNSKHHADPGSSMAVIFPERPDQPECQYYMKTGGCKYGSSCKYHHPKERIQVAACTIGPFGLPLRPGEPACTFYAAYGSCKYGASCKFDHPYVVVFPLPDSSVMPPHQRVSKSTWMAADSSSCSFPIAPDEFKSVRIGEMQGVDNNEHGSPCTQTSPTHTTPHSESSINQSD